From the genome of Rubripirellula amarantea:
TGCGATGGTTATCCGTCCGATCCAGTTTCAGTCGCATCGTCCGGGAACGAGATAGTAAGTTCACGCGATGCGTCGATTTCGCAGAGTACATCACGAACCCGATCAGGGTCAACAAGGCCGGCAACCGAAAGTGGAGGAGTGCTAGGGCGTCCTTGCATTCGGAATGTCAGTGATTTAAGGCCGTGCCGACGCAGAAGTGGTCCTTGGATCGTTCCGTAGGACGATACATCACGAAAGTGGAAGCGTTGATCGAGAAGGATAAAACCGCCGGTGACAAGTCGTAAGTAGGGGCCGTCCACCATGACACGCAGGTTTGCTGCTTGGAGTCGTGCGGACGGGCGAAAGTACGAGAAGTAAAGGATGGAGCCAAACAGCGCACAGACGACACACCCGGCAATCAAGTAAACCGTAAGCCAGCCAAGCCAGAGCAATGCACCAGCATTTTGGTACGGCAACATGTGAGCCTTGAAAAACGGAAGACTAAAGAGTAAGCAAAAGGGCAAAGCAGAGCCGAAGCAGCCGATCCGTGCCTGCGCCAGCAAGTAGTCGAGGAGTCGCTTGCGATCAACGTCAAATTCGATTTCGAGCGGAAAGGCGTCTTTGAATGTCAATGCGGAATCCAGATTAGCATCGGTCGAATTCACCAAGTCGGATAACGACCCGCATCACCGGGCGGCGATGGGACGGTCTCAATCAGGAAAAAACCATCATCGCCGCTCCGGTGCATGCGTGGGTTATCCGCCGTCCCCCGGATCAGATTGGGCTTTGATCGCGGTTCGTATGACCGACGAAGGCACTAGCTTGGACAGCTTTCCGCCTGAGGCATCGAAACAAACGCCGACATACATTCCAATCACATCGCAGCTCTCGGGATCATTAACAGTCAAAAAGGCTGGCCCGCCACTTGTTCCCTGCGCAATCGCCGGAGACGAATATACGATCGGTTCAGTACCCCACTGGTTCTTAGCCTTTAGCTCTACGGATGCGATTCGCGTCACGACCACAAGCGGTTTGACATCTGGCTCGACACCAAAGCCGAACGGAAAGCCAGCTACCTCAACTTGGGTTGTGCGACGTGGTACTTCGGTAACAAGTTTGTCGACTGGAATTGCGATACCAGCCAGCAGTGTGTGATATGGTTTCGCCGGACCAGAACTTGCGATCAAAGCAATCGCAACATCAGAGGAACGATTCGGCACCCAAGGATTTCCATTTCCGGGAAACAGGATCGCGAGTGAAACCCATTGTGAAGTACCATCCAAGCAACGAAATCGTAATCGAGATGTTCCCTGTGTTTGATGCGCGGCGTGACTGGCAGTTACGAGAAAAAGTGTGCCAGACTGTTCAACGACGAAGCCAGACGCAAAAGTGTCGCTTTCCGGTTTAGTTCCAGGTGAATGTAGGCAAACGGCGCGGTCCCATCGTTCAAAAACGCTGTCTTGGCTAAGCGACGGTAGCGGCGTCAGTGCAACGATGAGCAGGCAAGCGAAAAGAACGATCAGACGCATATTTGTTCAGTCGGATAACGGTCGCGGTAACGGGGTTCGCGCGGTTGATCTGTTCTGTAGAGTAAACGCAGCTCGCGAACTCC
Proteins encoded in this window:
- a CDS encoding serine protease family protein, which produces MRLIVLFACLLIVALTPLPSLSQDSVFERWDRAVCLHSPGTKPESDTFASGFVVEQSGTLFLVTASHAAHQTQGTSRLRFRCLDGTSQWVSLAILFPGNGNPWVPNRSSDVAIALIASSGPAKPYHTLLAGIAIPVDKLVTEVPRRTTQVEVAGFPFGFGVEPDVKPLVVVTRIASVELKAKNQWGTEPIVYSSPAIAQGTSGGPAFLTVNDPESCDVIGMYVGVCFDASGGKLSKLVPSSVIRTAIKAQSDPGDGG